Below is a window of Ruegeria sp. THAF33 DNA.
TGTATTGCCGCAGCATCTTCTGGCCGGTGCTGATCCGTTCGTCCGAGGCGGCAATGGCCAGGTAGTCTTCGAGCGAACGCTTGAACTCTACCTGATTGCGGTCACGCTCGATCACATCGGGCAGATACCCTGCACCCTGAAAGGCGCGGTCAATCGTGGATTGTGAAATTCCCTGCGATGCCGCCCTGCCCTTGAATCCGGCAACCCAGGCATCCCAACCCGCGTTGGGAACAGCCCGCATACGCGATGCAGGCGCGCTGGATGGCGCACCGCCACCCGTGCAGGCGGCCAACAATGTTGATCCAAGGCAAATGGAAAAAGTCCGTCGAGTGATCATGGCTGTGGTCTGCTCTTGTTTGTGATTTGCATCAAGAGTAACCCAGTCGGGTTGAACAGGCCAGAACGGTGAAACCTTGCGCAGTGGGCGCGGGAATGTCGGCGGGATGCCGCTCAGCTCACCAGCAAGCGCAATCCCTGCGTCACGTCCGAACGGACCGCCAGGCGCAAGCCCGGTTCGTCCCCGGCCTTGAGGGCAGCAATGATCAGCTTGTGATAATGCGGTGGCTCAGTGCGCCTGAGACGCCCGTAAAGCGCCCTCATCGTCGGCCCGAGTTGCAGCCAGACCGTTTCGGCAATGGCCAGCATCGCGGGCGCCTGAGCCCGCAGGTAAAGGGTGCGGTGAAATTCCAGATTTGAACGGATGTACCCAACCGCGTCCCGCTTGGTCACCATCTCGGCAACGGTCATGTTGATGGTCTGCAACCGGTCGATAAGCGCAATATGCGCCCGGGGCAAAGCCCGGCTGGCCAGCTCGACTTCCAGCAACGCGCGCAACGCCGCCAATTCCTCAATCCGGTCGTTGGTCAATTCAGGTGTCGAGACCCGGCCGGAATTGGAAAGGAACAATGCCCCCTCGGCGGCCAGACGGCGCACGGCCTCTCGCGCCGGGGTCATCGAGACGCCGAATTCCTTGCCGATGCCACGCAAGGTCAGCGCCTGTCCCGGCGCCATCTCACCATGCATGATTCGAGACCTCAGGGCCCGATAAACCCGGTCATGAGTGGCAGTTTGGGTGTCAGACGGGCGTGCGCTCAACATCCGCTTATGTGATCACAAAACAGCGCAAGGTCAACTCGGCTTTGCGTCAAACCTGTAACGATGCAACTCTGCCCCATTGTCTCGCAACCAGCGGCGGGGTTGCTGACAGGGGCCGAAAATGCGTTCCACCTGTTCCCAGAACGCGGGCGAGTGGTTCATCTCGACAAGATGCGCCACTTCATGCGCGGCCACATAGTGCAGCACCTCGGACGGCGCGAGAATGAGCCGCCACGAGAACATCAATCCACCCTGCGAACTGCATGATCCCCAGCGTGACCGCGTGTCGCGCAGGCTGAGCGTGCTGTACGACCGCCCCAGCATTGCCGCGTAATCATCACACGCGCCAATCAATCGGTCTCGCGCCAATTCCTTCAGAAACCGGGCCAATCTGCGCGCCTCGGCCCCTTCGGGCACTGCGACCTCGTCCGCCATCAACTGAACACGCCGACCCTTGGCGGGCACGATTCGCCGGACAACGCCTTCAATCGGTATCTTCTGTCCGAACTGCACCACGGCCGTTTCCGGCCTGTCCTGCAAATGCTGGCGAATCCACTCTTCCTTGGTACGTGCGAAACTCAGCGCCTCGGATTCAGGCACACCGACCGGATAGGTCAGCGTAACCCGGCCGTCCAGCTGAGAAATTCGCAAACTTATGCGCCGCGCCCGGGCGGATTTGCGCAGCCTCAGCGGCACCGGCGGTGTCCCTGGCAATGCGTGCTCTCCCATATCGCGACCTCTCTTGCGCAAAGACTTTGACAGTGCCCTCTGCCTGTGGCAGGTGAGCTGAATCATTTAGACGACTCACCTGATATCAAGGGGATTTGACATGCCCAAGGAAGAATGGGGCGTAAAGCGCGTTTGCCCGACCACCGGTAAGCGATTCTACGACCTGAACAAGGACCCGATCATCAGCCCCTACACTGGCGAGATCGTGGAGCTTGAAACATCCAAAAGCCGCATGATCGCGGCGGATGCAGAAGATGCCGCCTCGGTCAAGGCGCGTGAAAACGCGTCGGACGAGGAGCTGGTACTGGATGACGACGACTCTGTAGACGTCGAACTGGATGATGATCTGCTGGATGACGATGATGACACCAGTGATGACGTTTCGCTGGATGATATCACTGACATGTCTTCGGAAGACGAAAACTGATCAAGTCAAAGGCGACCACAGGGTCGCCTTTTTCGTTCCACGGACAGCTTAGTGCGGAAATTCGCGTTCGATTCCATTTTTGGACTTGCACTCGTCGTCACTGTCTCCTAAACGTCCGTCCACCGCATCCGCGGTACCTGGATGGGGCCTTAGCTCAGTTGGGAGAGCGCTTGCATGGCATGCAAGAGGTCAGGGGTTCGACTCCCCTAGGCTCCACCATCCTTCCAAGATAACCATAGAAACAAGTAACTTCATGGTTTAAAAGGAGTTTTCCAAGGGACTGTTACAGCGAGGTGTTACAGTGAGGACTCTTGAGAAGATGCCTGGACACCCCCGTCTGTATCGCCGTGGATCGACCTATTATCACCGTGCAGCGGTCCCGAAGGACATTGCTGACTCGTACGGAAAGGTCGAAGAAACCTTCTCACTACGCACCAAGAACAGGGCTGAGGCACTCGTTAGGGTCCGTATCGAAGCGGCCCGCATTGATCGCCTTTTTGAGGAACACCGGAGAGCGCTGAGCAGACAAAAGGAGAAGGATGCAGAGGCTCCTCTGGAAGAACTCACCCCCATCCAGATAGCTCGGGCAAAGCAAGCCTACCTGCATCACCTCTTGGATGAGGACGAAGAGGTTCGTCTGGAGGGTTTCGAGGACCCGGACGATCCAGACGAACCCATCGTCTATGAACCGCGCCCGACCTTCGAGGAGTGGCAACAGGTCAACCAAGATATGAACGAGGTCAACCGCGCCAACCTCGCTCGCGGTAAACGTGATGAATTCTTCCGGTCTGAGGCCGACGAGGTTCTCACATGGGAAGGCATTGACCTGAAACTGGCCGAGGGTTCCCTAAGTTGGCCAAGGTTGATAAGGGCGCTCCAAGAGGCATCTGTGGAAGCCCATGCGGCGACGAAGGATAGAGACCTTGGCAACCCAGTTGTTACCCCGCCCTACCCCGAGGTTACACCAAGCGGAACTGACAGTGGCACGGCGGGTCCTCTCCTGTCTGAGGCGGTAACGAGTTGGGAAGCCGAGAAGTCACGAGGCGCATGGTCACCCAAGGTGCGCGATGATCACTTGGCTTGGATGGCCGCTTTCAAGGAGATCGCAGGCGATAAGGCTCTCTCTCAGTACAGCAAAGACGATGCTCGACGTTTCAAGGCAATCCTGCTCAAGCTCCCAGCGAACTGGAAGAAGAAACCCGAGGTCCGAGACCTTTCGATCCTAGAGGCCGCTGATAAGGCCGCTGAGACGGGTATGCCACCGATGAGCAGTGCCACGCTGAACAAAGCCTTGCGCCGGGTCGGTGCCTTCTGGAATTGGGCAGAGGCGCACCATGACGGGATCAGAACCGGGTTATTCAAGGGGTTGACGATCAAAGAGACGGTCAACGCCCGTGAGCAACGCGACCCGTTCAGCACAGACCAGTTGACCAAGCTGTTCAACAGCCCCCTCTACACGGGT
It encodes the following:
- a CDS encoding M48 family metallopeptidase; this encodes MGEHALPGTPPVPLRLRKSARARRISLRISQLDGRVTLTYPVGVPESEALSFARTKEEWIRQHLQDRPETAVVQFGQKIPIEGVVRRIVPAKGRRVQLMADEVAVPEGAEARRLARFLKELARDRLIGACDDYAAMLGRSYSTLSLRDTRSRWGSCSSQGGLMFSWRLILAPSEVLHYVAAHEVAHLVEMNHSPAFWEQVERIFGPCQQPRRWLRDNGAELHRYRFDAKPS
- a CDS encoding GntR family transcriptional regulator, translating into MLSARPSDTQTATHDRVYRALRSRIMHGEMAPGQALTLRGIGKEFGVSMTPAREAVRRLAAEGALFLSNSGRVSTPELTNDRIEELAALRALLEVELASRALPRAHIALIDRLQTINMTVAEMVTKRDAVGYIRSNLEFHRTLYLRAQAPAMLAIAETVWLQLGPTMRALYGRLRRTEPPHYHKLIIAALKAGDEPGLRLAVRSDVTQGLRLLVS
- a CDS encoding site-specific integrase; translation: MPGHPRLYRRGSTYYHRAAVPKDIADSYGKVEETFSLRTKNRAEALVRVRIEAARIDRLFEEHRRALSRQKEKDAEAPLEELTPIQIARAKQAYLHHLLDEDEEVRLEGFEDPDDPDEPIVYEPRPTFEEWQQVNQDMNEVNRANLARGKRDEFFRSEADEVLTWEGIDLKLAEGSLSWPRLIRALQEASVEAHAATKDRDLGNPVVTPPYPEVTPSGTDSGTAGPLLSEAVTSWEAEKSRGAWSPKVRDDHLAWMAAFKEIAGDKALSQYSKDDARRFKAILLKLPANWKKKPEVRDLSILEAADKAAETGMPPMSSATLNKALRRVGAFWNWAEAHHDGIRTGLFKGLTIKETVNAREQRDPFSTDQLTKLFNSPLYTGCRSERFCAEPGDHSMRGTARYWLPLLGLFTGARLNELCQLTVKDVREDDGITFLDITDEAEDQKVKSASGRRRIPVHRQLVELGFLEFVDEQRDAGEVQLFPELKVDASGYRSGEFSKFFSRYLERIGVKTDRTSFHSFRHNFEDACRNGRVLPHIMNAIQGHSEQGMAGRYGDGVYRLSLLVEAIDCIEYSGFEVDHLAKASTLIDG
- a CDS encoding TIGR02300 family protein; the encoded protein is MPKEEWGVKRVCPTTGKRFYDLNKDPIISPYTGEIVELETSKSRMIAADAEDAASVKARENASDEELVLDDDDSVDVELDDDLLDDDDDTSDDVSLDDITDMSSEDEN